The following proteins come from a genomic window of Rutidosis leptorrhynchoides isolate AG116_Rl617_1_P2 chromosome 10, CSIRO_AGI_Rlap_v1, whole genome shotgun sequence:
- the LOC139870758 gene encoding uncharacterized protein, with protein sequence MVKRKEELIDDSRGLKTYRERVWAPLLGGLRDLILNEAHKLKLYVHPGSTKMYHDLKVLYWWPTMKADIVQYVEKCHICVQTAEKVAIEREKLKGTTDRQKMYAIPHRRPIVVLDLPPEMIGIHNTFNVCYLCKCNVDDENQILPLHDLKVDTSKKLVEEPVRIIDQKVTKLRKKQIPMVLVEWKNFDVGD encoded by the exons ATGGTGAAAAGAAAAGAAGAATTGATAGATGATTCTCGAGGATTAAAGACTTATCGTGAACGAGTTTGGGCACCGTTACTTGGTGGATTGAGAGATTTAATCTTAAATGAAGCACATAAATTGAAATTATATGTGCATCCCGGTAGTacaaaaatgtatcatgatctGAAAGTGCTATATTGGTGGCCAACTATGAAAGCAGACATCGTGCAATAcgtggaaaagtgtcatatttgcgtTCAA ACTGCGGAAAAAGTGGCTATCGAACGTGAAAAGCTGAAAGGTACCacagatcgacaaaagatgtatgcaatTCCTCATCGAAGACCA ATAGTGGTATTGGATCTTCCTCCAGAAATGATAggtattcataataccttcaacGTGTGTTATCTCTGCAAGTGCAACGTGGACGATGAGAATCAAATTCTTCCTCTCCATGATCTAAAAGTGGACACtagtaagaaattggtggaagaaccAGTGAGAATTATAGACCAAAAAGTGACTAAGTTGCgcaagaaacagattccaatggtgctTGTGGAGTGGAAGAACTTTGACGTGGGAGACTGA